A stretch of the Flavobacterium aquiphilum genome encodes the following:
- the rocD gene encoding ornithine--oxo-acid transaminase, translated as MTQITGELSSKSENLIEKENKYGAHNYHPLPVVLEKGEGVFVWDVDGKKYFDFLSAYSAVNQGHCHPKIVGAMVEQAQKLTLTSRAFYNDQLGVYEEYVTNYFGFEKVLPMNTGAEAVETALKLCRKWAYEVKGIPENQAQIIVCENNFHGRTTTIISFSNDQSARQSFGPFTEGFIKIPYDDTEALEKALNSSNNIAGFLVEPIQGEAGVYVPSEGFLAKAKALCKARNVLFIADEVQTGIARTGKLLAVHHENVQPDILILGKAISGGVYPVSAVLANNNIMNVIKPGQHGSTFGGNPVAAAVAVAALEVVREENLSENAERLGIMLRKGLNEIAERNPLISLVRGKGLLNAIVINSSEDSDLAWDICLRFRDYGLLAKPTHGNKIRFAPPLVITEEQIQECLVIIEKALSDFR; from the coding sequence ATGACACAAATAACAGGAGAACTTTCTTCAAAATCTGAAAATTTAATTGAAAAAGAAAATAAATACGGAGCTCATAATTATCATCCGCTGCCAGTAGTTTTGGAGAAAGGGGAAGGCGTTTTTGTGTGGGATGTTGACGGAAAAAAATATTTTGACTTTTTATCGGCTTATTCGGCTGTGAACCAAGGGCATTGTCATCCAAAAATAGTTGGGGCTATGGTTGAGCAAGCGCAGAAATTGACATTGACTTCGCGTGCTTTTTACAACGATCAATTGGGAGTTTATGAAGAATATGTGACCAATTATTTTGGATTTGAGAAAGTGTTGCCAATGAATACTGGTGCAGAAGCGGTTGAAACTGCTTTGAAACTGTGCCGTAAATGGGCGTACGAAGTAAAAGGTATTCCTGAAAACCAAGCGCAAATTATTGTGTGCGAAAATAATTTTCACGGTAGAACAACCACAATTATTTCTTTTTCAAATGACCAAAGTGCCCGTCAAAGTTTTGGCCCTTTTACGGAAGGGTTTATCAAAATTCCTTATGATGATACCGAAGCTTTGGAAAAAGCATTGAATTCATCCAACAATATTGCCGGTTTCTTGGTAGAACCTATTCAGGGAGAAGCGGGAGTTTACGTTCCTAGTGAAGGATTTTTGGCAAAAGCCAAAGCACTTTGCAAAGCACGCAATGTATTGTTCATAGCCGATGAAGTTCAAACCGGAATTGCCAGAACGGGTAAATTATTGGCAGTGCATCATGAAAATGTACAACCCGATATTTTGATTTTGGGAAAAGCCATTTCGGGCGGTGTTTATCCGGTATCGGCAGTTTTGGCAAATAACAATATTATGAATGTCATCAAGCCGGGACAACACGGATCCACTTTTGGAGGAAACCCTGTTGCTGCTGCAGTTGCCGTTGCTGCTCTTGAGGTGGTGCGTGAAGAAAACTTATCTGAAAATGCCGAAAGATTGGGAATCATGTTAAGAAAAGGTCTTAACGAAATTGCAGAACGCAATCCGTTGATTTCTTTGGTGCGTGGAAAAGGGTTATTGAATGCTATTGTAATTAACAGTAGCGAAGATTCTGATTTGGCTTGGGATATTTGTCTTCGTTTCAGGGATTACGGATTATTGGCAAAGCCTACTCACGGAAATAAAATACGTTTCGCGCCACCTTTGGTGATTACCGAAGAACAAATTCAGGAATGTCTTGTCATTATTGAAAAGGCTTTGAGTGACTTTAGATAA
- a CDS encoding YegP family protein, with translation MGTFLISKRKNDEFQFVLKAGNGQVILASEGYTTKAACENGIESVKKNSQIDERFDKLEAKNGNPYFNLKASNGQIIGSSEMYESVAARDNGIESVKKNAPDADVKKNL, from the coding sequence ATGGGAACATTTTTAATTAGCAAAAGAAAAAATGATGAATTTCAGTTTGTTTTAAAAGCAGGAAACGGACAAGTTATTCTCGCTAGCGAAGGATATACAACCAAAGCGGCTTGCGAAAACGGAATCGAGTCTGTGAAGAAAAATTCTCAGATAGATGAAAGATTTGATAAATTGGAAGCCAAAAACGGAAATCCATATTTCAATCTGAAAGCATCCAATGGTCAAATTATCGGCAGCAGCGAAATGTATGAATCGGTTGCGGCTCGTGATAACGGAATTGAATCGGTAAAGAAAAATGCTCCCGATGCTGATGTAAAAAAAAATTTGTAA
- a CDS encoding M28 family metallopeptidase yields MRKIFVSAFVLGLCITVQGQSIDKLINSKEVTRIERILSADDMQGRRAFTPAIDKASAFIESEFKKAGLKTFMGAPNFRQEFFMTESKETASKIVVDGKEINKLQVVAFSYQPQVSLTEKSDITVVKISKGDNLGQKFNEYFNGTKSYLVLVDASFNKVLPNLQHIDRIKTNPGDNTVLFVFGVSEANIFSIELSNTVTKKPLNNVVGVLPGKSKPDEYVIFSAHYDHLGVGSPEEGAPHTATDSIYNGANDDAAGSTAVIMLANYLKKLNNNERTIIFTTFVAEELGGFGAKYFSKQLPADKVIAMFNLEMIGTESKWGKNSAYITGFEKSNMGEILQRNLKGTAFQFYPDPYPQEQLFYRSDNATLAKLGVPAHTISTSKMDSEPNYHTADDEIETLDIDNMTEIIKAIAISSSTIISGKDTPTRVDTTQLR; encoded by the coding sequence ATGAGAAAAATTTTTGTAAGCGCATTTGTTTTAGGTCTTTGTATAACTGTGCAAGGACAGTCGATTGATAAACTTATTAATTCCAAAGAAGTAACCCGAATCGAAAGAATACTTTCTGCAGATGATATGCAGGGGAGGAGGGCATTTACGCCTGCCATCGATAAAGCATCTGCTTTTATTGAATCGGAGTTTAAGAAAGCGGGCTTGAAAACGTTCATGGGAGCACCTAATTTCAGACAGGAATTTTTTATGACCGAATCGAAAGAAACGGCGTCCAAAATTGTTGTTGACGGAAAGGAAATCAATAAGTTACAAGTAGTAGCATTCTCTTATCAACCCCAAGTTTCTTTAACTGAAAAAAGTGATATCACAGTTGTTAAAATCAGTAAAGGTGATAATCTTGGACAAAAGTTTAATGAGTATTTCAACGGTACTAAAAGTTATCTGGTTTTGGTTGATGCTTCTTTTAATAAAGTGCTGCCAAATCTTCAGCACATTGACAGAATAAAGACTAATCCTGGAGACAATACGGTTTTATTTGTTTTTGGAGTTTCAGAAGCGAATATTTTTTCAATAGAGCTTAGTAATACAGTCACTAAAAAGCCATTGAATAATGTTGTTGGTGTTTTGCCTGGGAAAAGCAAACCGGACGAATATGTTATTTTTTCAGCCCATTATGACCATTTAGGAGTAGGCTCACCGGAAGAAGGTGCACCACATACAGCAACAGATTCTATTTATAACGGTGCAAATGATGATGCGGCCGGAAGTACGGCGGTTATCATGCTGGCGAACTACCTCAAAAAATTAAACAATAACGAGAGAACCATTATTTTTACAACATTTGTTGCTGAGGAATTGGGTGGTTTTGGAGCCAAATATTTTTCGAAACAACTTCCTGCCGATAAGGTAATAGCTATGTTTAATTTAGAAATGATTGGAACCGAATCGAAATGGGGAAAGAACTCAGCTTATATTACAGGGTTTGAAAAATCGAATATGGGTGAGATTTTGCAAAGAAATTTGAAAGGAACTGCTTTTCAGTTTTACCCTGATCCGTACCCACAAGAACAATTGTTTTATCGTTCGGACAATGCTACTTTAGCTAAATTAGGAGTTCCGGCACATACGATTTCGACTTCCAAAATGGATAGCGAACCCAATTACCATACTGCCGATGATGAAATTGAAACCTTGGATATCGATAATATGACTGAAATAATCAAAGCTATTGCCATTAGTTCATCGACAATAATTAGTGGAAAAGACACCCCAACACGTGTTGATACTACTCAGTTAAGGTAA
- a CDS encoding M28 family metallopeptidase has product MKKKVTLLLFVATLTCFAQKNDVYKEDPTRFMNTITADKLKTKLYIVASDEMEGRDTGSKGQKKAGNYLIDQYKKSKIPFPKGATSYYQPIPASFLNAKHNENLPDSENIWAYIEGSEKPEEVLVISAHYDHVGIKNGEVYNGADDDGSGTVAILQIAQAFQKAKNEGHGPKRSILFLHVTGEEHGLHGSRYYSENPLFPIANTVADINIDMIGRRDIDHAKTNNYVYVIGADRLSTDLHNITVAQNKKYTHLDLDFKFNDPKDPNHFYERSDHYNFAKFGIPAVFLFNGVHEDYHQKSDEPNKIEYDALAKRAQLAFVIAWELANRPDRIVVDKPIK; this is encoded by the coding sequence ATGAAAAAAAAGGTAACACTTCTATTATTTGTTGCAACGCTGACCTGTTTTGCTCAAAAAAATGATGTTTATAAAGAAGATCCCACCCGATTTATGAACACCATAACCGCCGATAAATTAAAAACCAAGCTTTATATTGTTGCTTCCGATGAAATGGAAGGTCGTGACACAGGTTCCAAGGGACAAAAGAAAGCCGGAAATTATCTTATCGATCAATATAAAAAAAGTAAAATTCCGTTTCCAAAAGGAGCTACCAGTTACTATCAGCCTATACCAGCATCATTCTTGAATGCCAAACACAATGAAAATCTGCCTGACTCAGAAAATATTTGGGCTTACATTGAAGGTTCAGAAAAACCGGAAGAAGTTTTGGTAATTTCAGCTCATTATGACCATGTAGGTATCAAAAATGGTGAAGTGTACAATGGCGCCGATGACGACGGTTCAGGAACTGTTGCTATTCTGCAAATCGCACAAGCTTTTCAAAAAGCCAAAAATGAAGGACACGGGCCTAAGCGTTCCATTTTGTTCCTTCATGTTACAGGCGAAGAGCATGGTTTGCACGGATCTCGTTACTATTCTGAAAATCCTTTATTCCCAATAGCCAATACCGTAGCAGATATCAACATTGACATGATAGGACGCCGTGATATTGATCATGCAAAAACCAACAACTATGTGTACGTAATTGGAGCTGATAGATTATCCACCGATTTACACAACATCACCGTTGCACAAAACAAGAAATACACCCATTTGGACTTGGATTTCAAATTCAATGATCCGAAAGACCCAAATCATTTCTACGAGCGTTCAGACCACTATAATTTTGCAAAATTTGGTATTCCTGCTGTATTTCTTTTCAATGGAGTTCATGAAGATTATCATCAAAAATCTGATGAGCCAAACAAAATAGAATACGATGCTTTGGCAAAAAGAGCCCAACTAGCTTTTGTAATTGCTTGGGAATTGGCCAACAGACCAGACAGAATTGTAGTTGACAAACCTATAAAATAA
- a CDS encoding SDR family NAD(P)-dependent oxidoreductase — MTKIALITGATSGIGKATAIKLAENGYDLILCGRRAERLEELKSELSNTVKIHSLIFDVRDRKEVESQINSLPNKWKDIDVLVNSAGNAHGLSSIDDGDIDDWDAMIDGNVKGLLYVSRAVIPQMVERKKGHIINLSSVAGKQTYANGAVYCASKKAVEAISEGMRLDLTQHGIKITNIAPGAVATEFSEVRFKGDTERAQKVYEGFDPLLAEDIADFISYAVNAPDRVTIADVTIYAKAQSAPTTIYKK, encoded by the coding sequence ATGACAAAAATTGCTTTAATAACAGGCGCAACTTCAGGAATTGGAAAAGCTACAGCTATTAAATTAGCCGAAAATGGATATGATTTAATCCTATGCGGACGTCGTGCAGAACGTCTGGAAGAATTAAAATCTGAATTATCAAATACTGTAAAAATTCATAGTCTCATATTTGATGTTCGCGACAGAAAAGAAGTCGAATCTCAAATAAATTCTTTACCAAATAAATGGAAAGACATTGATGTTTTGGTAAATAGTGCCGGTAATGCCCACGGACTTTCATCTATTGATGATGGCGACATCGATGATTGGGACGCAATGATTGACGGAAATGTAAAAGGCTTATTATATGTTTCAAGAGCTGTAATTCCGCAAATGGTCGAAAGAAAAAAAGGCCATATCATCAATTTAAGTTCTGTTGCCGGAAAACAGACCTATGCAAATGGTGCCGTTTATTGTGCTTCAAAAAAAGCAGTTGAAGCCATCAGTGAAGGAATGCGACTCGATTTAACCCAACACGGAATTAAAATTACGAATATCGCGCCGGGTGCTGTTGCTACCGAATTTTCAGAAGTAAGATTTAAAGGAGATACTGAAAGAGCTCAAAAAGTGTATGAAGGCTTCGACCCTTTATTGGCTGAAGATATAGCCGATTTTATATCTTATGCTGTCAATGCCCCGGACAGAGTAACCATTGCTGATGTAACGATTTATGCCAAAGCCCAATCGGCGCCAACAACCATTTATAAAAAGTAA
- the cobA gene encoding uroporphyrinogen-III C-methyltransferase, which produces MIQINKPKLTIVGAGPGDVELITLKAIKALEDADVVLYDALVNEELLQYAKNAEIIFVGKRFGCHAYSQDQINDLIVSMAKRHGHVVRLKGGDPFVFGRGSEEIDFASQFGIETAIVPGISSALGVPASNGISLTQRRVAESFWVITGTTSDHKLSKDVALASQSSATVVILMGMNKLEEIVALYQNNRTDDLPIAIIQNGTQKIQKKVIGTISTITDLVKKNEIASPAIIVIGEVVKNASELTSYVKAEMSKDAFMEEEFILQNLNLVG; this is translated from the coding sequence ATGATACAAATCAATAAACCAAAATTGACAATAGTGGGAGCAGGACCCGGAGATGTTGAGTTGATAACACTAAAAGCGATAAAAGCGTTGGAAGATGCCGATGTTGTTTTGTATGATGCTTTAGTCAACGAAGAGTTGTTACAGTATGCGAAAAATGCTGAAATTATATTTGTTGGAAAACGCTTTGGTTGCCATGCATACAGCCAAGATCAAATCAACGATTTGATTGTGTCGATGGCTAAGAGACATGGTCATGTTGTTCGATTAAAAGGAGGAGATCCATTTGTTTTTGGAAGAGGAAGCGAAGAAATCGATTTTGCGAGTCAATTCGGGATTGAAACCGCAATTGTACCAGGGATTTCGTCTGCTTTAGGCGTGCCGGCTTCGAATGGAATCAGTTTGACACAAAGAAGAGTTGCTGAAAGCTTTTGGGTAATTACCGGAACAACTTCTGACCATAAATTGTCCAAAGATGTCGCTTTGGCTTCACAATCTTCGGCGACAGTTGTTATTTTGATGGGAATGAATAAATTGGAGGAGATAGTTGCCTTGTATCAAAACAACAGAACTGACGATTTGCCGATTGCCATTATCCAAAACGGAACGCAAAAAATACAAAAGAAAGTAATAGGAACAATCAGTACAATTACAGATTTGGTTAAAAAGAATGAAATTGCTTCTCCGGCGATTATCGTAATTGGGGAAGTGGTTAAAAATGCTTCGGAGCTGACTTCTTATGTAAAAGCGGAAATGTCTAAGGATGCGTTTATGGAAGAGGAATTTATTTTGCAAAACCTAAATCTTGTGGGATGA
- a CDS encoding dienelactone hydrolase family protein: MKKFRFITIIMILATIQGFAQLKPVQYKDGNQILNGYKVAPSKSSSQKPGILILPAWRGIDKLSKDTADKLSKMGYYAFIADIYGEGNYPKDNNEAGKIAGSYKKNFEAYQKRISLALQQLIAAGANPENIVVIGYCFGGTGALEAARGHLNVKGVVSFHGGLGKDSSRHSEPITAKVLVCHGADDPYESKEEIAAFQQEMRDTKADWQMIYYANAVHSFTNPESGNDNSKGAAYNEKADKRSFEHFKLFLNEVLKK, from the coding sequence ATGAAAAAATTTAGATTCATAACAATTATTATGATATTAGCTACTATTCAGGGATTTGCGCAATTAAAACCAGTTCAATACAAAGATGGAAACCAAATTTTAAATGGTTATAAAGTTGCTCCCTCAAAAAGCAGCAGCCAAAAACCTGGAATCTTAATCCTACCGGCCTGGCGAGGGATTGACAAACTTTCCAAAGACACCGCTGACAAACTCTCAAAAATGGGATATTATGCCTTTATTGCCGATATTTATGGTGAAGGAAATTACCCAAAAGACAACAACGAAGCGGGCAAAATAGCCGGTTCGTATAAAAAGAATTTCGAGGCTTATCAAAAAAGAATTTCTTTGGCTTTACAACAATTAATTGCAGCCGGAGCCAATCCCGAAAATATTGTGGTTATTGGATATTGTTTTGGAGGTACTGGAGCACTTGAAGCGGCTCGCGGCCATTTAAATGTAAAAGGAGTTGTTTCTTTCCATGGAGGTTTAGGCAAAGACAGTTCAAGACATTCAGAACCAATTACAGCAAAAGTATTGGTGTGCCACGGTGCAGATGATCCTTACGAATCCAAAGAAGAAATCGCCGCTTTCCAACAAGAAATGAGAGACACAAAAGCTGATTGGCAAATGATTTACTACGCCAATGCTGTTCACTCCTTTACCAATCCGGAATCTGGAAATGACAATTCGAAAGGTGCAGCCTACAATGAAAAAGCTGACAAACGTTCTTTCGAACATTTCAAATTATTCTTAAACGAAGTATTAAAAAAATAG
- a CDS encoding Lrp/AsnC family transcriptional regulator: protein MEILLDEFDISIIKELEKDGRMAFSSIATNLKISNTMVHQRVNRLLENGIITGIKPVINEKKIGYDWGAFTGIYLKKDQDSARIIEELKKIPEITECYYIAGSFTLYIKMIARDHEHMRKLLYEKIDSIPGIAKTDSLIELGCAFKRNISF, encoded by the coding sequence ATGGAGATATTATTAGATGAATTTGACATCAGCATCATAAAAGAATTGGAAAAAGACGGAAGGATGGCCTTTTCATCAATTGCGACCAACTTAAAAATTTCCAACACAATGGTTCACCAGCGCGTTAATCGTTTATTGGAAAACGGAATTATAACTGGAATCAAACCTGTCATCAACGAAAAAAAAATTGGTTATGACTGGGGAGCTTTTACCGGAATCTATTTGAAAAAGGACCAAGACTCTGCAAGAATTATCGAAGAATTAAAAAAAATCCCTGAAATCACTGAGTGTTATTACATCGCTGGCTCCTTTACTCTTTACATAAAAATGATTGCCCGAGATCACGAACACATGAGAAAATTGCTTTACGAAAAAATCGACAGCATTCCCGGAATCGCAAAAACAGATTCCTTAATCGAATTGGGATGCGCTTTTAAACGCAACATCAGTTTTTAA
- the bshB1 gene encoding bacillithiol biosynthesis deacetylase BshB1, with protein MKLDILAFGAHPDDVELGCSGTILKEISLGKKVGIIDLTHGELGTRGSAEIRDQEASAAAEILGVSVRENLNMRDGFFVNDEKHQLEIIKMIRKYQPEIVLCNAIDDRHIDHGKGSKLVSDACFLSGLMKIETALDGEIQKPWRPKVVYHYIQWKNIEPDFVVDITGFTEKKIESILAYRSQFYDPNSKEPESPISSKNFFESLNYRSRDLGRLTGVEHAEGFTVERYLAVNSLGDLK; from the coding sequence ATGAAATTAGATATACTTGCTTTTGGCGCACATCCCGATGACGTGGAATTAGGATGCTCCGGAACGATTTTAAAAGAGATTTCTTTAGGAAAAAAAGTTGGAATTATTGATCTGACGCATGGGGAACTTGGAACGCGTGGTTCGGCCGAAATCCGTGATCAGGAGGCAAGTGCCGCTGCGGAGATATTGGGAGTTTCCGTTCGGGAGAATTTGAATATGAGGGACGGTTTTTTTGTCAATGACGAAAAGCATCAATTGGAAATTATAAAGATGATCCGAAAATACCAACCTGAAATTGTATTGTGTAATGCTATTGACGACAGGCACATCGATCACGGGAAAGGAAGTAAATTGGTTTCAGATGCCTGTTTTTTGTCGGGTTTGATGAAAATTGAAACAGCGCTAGATGGTGAAATTCAAAAGCCTTGGAGACCGAAAGTAGTTTATCATTATATTCAATGGAAAAATATTGAACCTGACTTTGTGGTGGATATTACCGGATTTACAGAAAAGAAAATTGAATCTATTTTGGCCTATCGTTCGCAATTTTATGACCCGAATTCGAAAGAACCAGAGTCACCAATCTCCAGTAAAAACTTTTTTGAGAGCCTAAATTACCGTTCCAGAGACTTGGGAAGGCTTACAGGAGTTGAACATGCCGAAGGTTTTACAGTTGAAAGATATTTGGCAGTCAATAGCTTAGGCGATTTGAAGTAA
- a CDS encoding SRPBCC family protein: MSASIKIVKDFTNKQITVISEFKAPKEKIWDAFTNPDITDKWWAPKPYQAITKQSDFKNGGQWLYYMLSTEGEKHWCLAEFYNIKKAESYEVTDAFCDEKGNINTNFPRMNWKNSFEEENGTTRVTNEITYARVEDMKQILEMGFEEGYSMGLNQLNDLLNEKKI, from the coding sequence ATGAGCGCTTCAATTAAAATAGTCAAGGATTTTACCAATAAGCAAATCACAGTTATCAGTGAATTCAAAGCTCCCAAAGAAAAAATTTGGGATGCGTTTACCAATCCAGACATTACCGATAAATGGTGGGCACCAAAGCCCTACCAAGCTATTACCAAACAATCGGACTTTAAAAATGGTGGACAATGGTTGTATTATATGCTTTCAACAGAAGGAGAAAAACATTGGTGCCTTGCCGAATTTTATAATATTAAAAAAGCTGAATCCTATGAAGTGACCGACGCTTTTTGTGATGAAAAAGGAAACATAAATACAAACTTTCCCAGAATGAATTGGAAAAACAGCTTTGAAGAAGAAAACGGAACAACCAGAGTAACCAACGAAATTACATATGCCCGGGTAGAAGATATGAAACAAATCCTCGAAATGGGTTTTGAAGAAGGTTATTCGATGGGATTGAATCAATTGAATGACTTGTTGAATGAAAAGAAAATATAA
- a CDS encoding MoaD/ThiS family protein yields MIVIKYFGGIVERTRCRDEKIDFSDLPLSKLLCELENKYQLGQFPFSVAVNQIIIDKVSNLILKNDDVVALLPPFAGG; encoded by the coding sequence ATGATTGTAATAAAATATTTTGGAGGTATAGTAGAGCGAACCAGATGTCGTGACGAAAAAATAGATTTTTCCGATTTGCCGCTAAGTAAGTTATTATGCGAATTGGAAAATAAATACCAATTGGGGCAATTTCCTTTTAGTGTGGCGGTAAATCAAATAATCATTGATAAAGTCAGCAACCTGATTCTTAAAAATGATGATGTTGTTGCTTTATTACCTCCTTTTGCGGGAGGATAA
- a CDS encoding SRPBCC family protein, whose translation METTNFTTTIEVDNSPKEVFDAINNVRGWWQGEITGDSEKLNDEFGYTMADIHYSKQKLVELVPYERIVWLVTDSNLSSFNDKKEWTGTKIIFEITQVNNKTQVRFTHIGLVPTFECYGDCSWAWGQLIQESLLSLITTGKGKIVFE comes from the coding sequence ATGGAGACAACAAATTTCACAACTACAATAGAAGTTGACAATTCCCCAAAAGAAGTATTTGATGCCATAAATAATGTTCGGGGCTGGTGGCAAGGAGAAATCACTGGCGACTCAGAGAAATTGAACGATGAATTCGGATATACAATGGCAGACATTCATTATTCCAAACAAAAACTCGTAGAATTAGTTCCCTATGAAAGAATCGTTTGGTTGGTAACAGACAGTAATTTAAGTTCGTTTAATGACAAAAAAGAATGGACAGGTACAAAGATTATTTTTGAAATAACCCAAGTAAATAATAAAACACAAGTCCGTTTTACGCATATCGGTTTGGTTCCAACATTTGAATGTTACGGAGACTGCTCCTGGGCTTGGGGACAACTCATTCAGGAAAGTCTGTTGAGCCTGATTACAACAGGAAAAGGCAAGATTGTCTTCGAATAG
- a CDS encoding PAS domain-containing sensor histidine kinase produces MTKKQDLVPNNKYIFEHFFELSGDLLCIAGFDGYFKKINPAVSQLLGYTNEELFSRPINEFVYFEDQNITSKVRKELQNNKPLLNFENRYLTKTGEIVWLSWTSMPVEDEKLVYAIAKNITHTKKLEEERNLLLTKITKINSDLKKLTYTSSHDLRSPINNLLSIFDLLDTSKIEDSETLEFIEMMKSACQTLKHTLNDFVDVLILEDKSVAEVEELDLHESLNTVMQSINSLIQNSKAVINIDFSELKKINFNKAYLESIYLNLITNSIKYTQPGQIPIISICSKKNNGINQLIFSDNGIGFNMKTVKDKIFGLFQKFHNHADSKGIGLYLVNNHVTSLGGKIEVKSAINKGTTFTISFKKELT; encoded by the coding sequence ATGACAAAAAAACAAGATTTGGTTCCAAACAACAAATACATTTTTGAACATTTTTTTGAATTATCAGGCGATTTATTATGCATCGCAGGATTTGACGGTTATTTCAAAAAAATAAATCCTGCCGTTTCTCAACTATTGGGCTACACAAATGAGGAACTTTTTTCAAGACCAATAAATGAATTTGTCTATTTCGAGGACCAAAACATTACATCTAAAGTTCGAAAAGAACTTCAAAATAATAAGCCTTTACTCAATTTTGAAAATCGTTACCTAACAAAAACAGGTGAAATCGTTTGGCTTTCCTGGACATCGATGCCAGTCGAAGATGAAAAATTGGTTTATGCTATAGCTAAAAACATCACTCACACCAAAAAATTGGAAGAGGAACGAAATTTACTGCTCACAAAAATCACTAAAATAAATTCTGATCTCAAAAAACTAACTTATACCAGTTCCCATGATTTAAGGTCTCCGATAAACAACTTGCTTTCGATTTTTGATCTTTTGGATACTTCAAAAATTGAAGATTCCGAAACATTAGAGTTTATTGAAATGATGAAATCGGCTTGTCAAACTTTAAAACATACTTTAAATGATTTTGTCGATGTTTTAATACTCGAAGACAAAAGTGTTGCCGAAGTTGAAGAATTAGATTTACATGAATCGCTAAACACTGTAATGCAATCCATTAATTCCCTGATACAAAATTCGAAAGCTGTTATAAATATTGATTTTTCAGAACTTAAAAAGATTAATTTCAATAAAGCATACTTGGAAAGCATATACCTCAATTTGATAACTAATTCGATAAAATATACCCAACCGGGTCAAATCCCGATTATTTCAATTTGTTCCAAAAAGAACAACGGAATCAATCAATTAATTTTCTCTGACAACGGTATTGGCTTCAATATGAAAACAGTAAAAGATAAAATTTTTGGCTTGTTCCAAAAATTTCACAACCACGCTGACAGTAAAGGCATCGGGCTTTATTTGGTAAATAATCATGTCACCAGTTTGGGCGGTAAAATTGAAGTAAAAAGCGCTATTAATAAAGGAACGACCTTTACCATCTCATTCAAAAAAGAATTGACATAA